The Helicobacter pylori genome includes a window with the following:
- a CDS encoding DUF262 domain-containing protein yields MAKVEVELKKLHQILVDAEYFYQVPDYQRPYVWDKDHLGALIDDLVGSYTNNREDEYFCGSIVITENPKDKRWDVVDGQQRLTSFIILACTILRLYKHRLEQKSKDFIEGSIYDKYDKEKERLKFLTAQNYNSIFENTVLNHLEFEDNIKKSELNKKFEENTYLRNAYYFRELLNESVENGSISDMDDFVKWFYEHIRLTRIICFDQDSAMQIFQVLNDRGQPLSPIDILKSNLMQEIKQDSEKRKDFITTWDKLVEACKSVEGIDIDLEDFFNMYLEYADPSVSKKRADKGLKKVFKDSKKDACGFIYEVSEFMKAYTALLKKQDRHIYLLRYLPSRYWASILTTALYVKYPDFDALKKLLVSYYYQTWIAGGTITRIKQTSINIIKNVKSNKSVKTIKELILNNIDSYNTFNQYRYNLWDSPSVYPSKWVRPVLALANYFMADEEKPHFIVMDAETQVEHILPQKPKKGSQWNADFDKEKREKWVNNIANLTLLKRKKNAKALNGDFDEKRKIYGGKDPSKVISCYDITKELYSNYRKWNEKSLQERYDFLYGIITPILHIEG; encoded by the coding sequence ATGGCAAAAGTAGAAGTGGAGTTAAAAAAACTCCATCAAATTTTAGTGGATGCTGAATATTTTTATCAGGTTCCCGATTACCAACGCCCTTATGTGTGGGATAAGGATCATTTAGGGGCTTTGATTGATGATTTAGTGGGCAGCTATACAAACAATAGAGAAGATGAATATTTTTGCGGCTCTATTGTGATCACTGAAAATCCAAAAGATAAAAGATGGGATGTTGTGGATGGCCAACAGCGGTTAACGAGTTTTATCATTCTGGCTTGCACGATTTTAAGGCTTTATAAACACAGGTTAGAGCAAAAATCTAAAGATTTTATTGAAGGGAGTATTTATGATAAATACGATAAAGAAAAAGAGCGTCTGAAGTTCTTAACCGCTCAAAATTACAATAGCATTTTTGAAAACACGGTGTTAAACCATTTGGAGTTTGAAGACAACATTAAAAAGAGCGAGTTGAATAAAAAATTTGAAGAAAACACTTATTTGCGTAACGCTTATTATTTTAGAGAGCTATTGAATGAGAGCGTGGAAAATGGTTCAATAAGCGATATGGATGATTTTGTCAAGTGGTTTTATGAACATATTAGGTTGACCAGGATCATTTGTTTTGATCAAGACAGCGCGATGCAAATCTTTCAAGTGCTAAACGATAGAGGCCAACCCTTAAGCCCTATTGATATTTTAAAATCCAATTTAATGCAAGAAATCAAACAAGATAGTGAAAAGCGTAAGGATTTTATAACCACTTGGGACAAATTGGTTGAAGCTTGCAAGAGCGTTGAAGGCATAGATATTGATTTGGAAGACTTTTTTAACATGTATTTGGAGTACGCTGATCCTAGCGTTTCTAAAAAGAGAGCCGATAAGGGATTAAAAAAGGTATTCAAAGACAGCAAAAAAGACGCTTGCGGGTTCATCTATGAGGTCAGCGAGTTCATGAAAGCCTATACCGCATTGCTAAAAAAACAAGACCGACACATCTATTTATTGAGGTATCTCCCCTCTAGGTATTGGGCCAGCATTTTAACGACCGCCCTTTATGTCAAATACCCTGATTTTGACGCTTTGAAAAAGCTTTTGGTGTCTTATTATTACCAAACTTGGATTGCAGGAGGCACGATCACGCGCATCAAGCAAACGAGCATCAACATTATCAAAAACGTTAAAAGCAATAAGAGCGTTAAAACCATCAAAGAGCTTATATTGAATAACATCGACTCTTATAACACCTTTAACCAATACCGCTATAACTTATGGGATAGCCCTTCTGTTTATCCTAGCAAATGGGTGCGTCCTGTCTTAGCCCTAGCTAATTATTTCATGGCAGATGAAGAGAAACCTCATTTTATCGTTATGGATGCCGAAACCCAAGTGGAGCATATTTTGCCCCAAAAGCCCAAAAAAGGCAGTCAATGGAACGCAGATTTTGACAAAGAAAAAAGAGAAAAATGGGTAAATAATATCGCGAATTTAACCCTTTTAAAGCGCAAAAAGAACGCAAAAGCTTTAAATGGGGATTTTGATGAAAAAAGAAAAATTTATGGCGGCAAAGACCCAAGCAAAGTGATTAGCTGTTATGACATCACTAAAGAATTGTATAGCAACTATAGGAAGTGGAATGAGAAGTCTCTCCAAGAGCGATACGACTTTTTGTATGGAATTATCACGCCCATTTTACACATAGAAGGGTAA
- the ftsZ gene encoding cell division protein FtsZ — MVHQSEMENYNIGQASIEEVSDPAYKGAKIVVIGVGGGGSNMIKHLVEYGVHQDVTPIATNTDGQHLKNNPAPVKILLGKESTGGLGAGGVPDIGRKAAEESANEIREAIKDAKLVIISTGLGGGTGTGATPTIVKIAKEVGALTIAIVTKPFKYEGSQKRKRAEEGLKELEQSSDSILVIPNDKILLTMKKNASTTECYREVDDVLVRAVSGISTIITKPGNINVDFADLKSALGFKGFALMGIGEATGEGSARAAVENAIQSPLLDDASIEGAKSIIVFFEHHPDYPMMAYSDACDFIQEQAHQDVDVKFGQHTSENIPIDHVRVTIIATGAERNSGGASLESIATPSQPMVKQTRKVGNGEYLKIPTEEELSIPTTMRIQQD; from the coding sequence ATGGTTCATCAATCAGAGATGGAAAATTATAATATTGGTCAAGCGAGCATTGAAGAAGTAAGCGATCCAGCTTATAAAGGGGCTAAGATTGTCGTCATCGGTGTTGGAGGTGGGGGGTCTAACATGATTAAACACCTGGTTGAATACGGCGTGCATCAAGATGTTACACCCATTGCAACAAACACTGATGGCCAACACCTCAAAAACAATCCCGCTCCGGTTAAAATCCTTTTAGGCAAAGAATCCACTGGAGGTTTAGGCGCTGGGGGGGTTCCTGATATCGGCAGAAAAGCCGCTGAAGAAAGCGCTAATGAAATCAGAGAAGCGATTAAGGACGCCAAATTAGTCATTATCTCTACAGGGCTTGGAGGAGGGACTGGGACTGGAGCCACCCCCACTATCGTTAAAATCGCAAAAGAAGTGGGAGCGCTCACGATTGCTATCGTTACTAAGCCTTTCAAATACGAAGGGAGTCAAAAAAGAAAGAGGGCTGAAGAAGGATTGAAAGAATTGGAGCAATCTAGCGATTCTATTTTGGTTATCCCTAACGACAAAATCCTTCTCACCATGAAAAAAAACGCTAGCACCACAGAATGCTATAGGGAAGTTGATGATGTCTTGGTTAGGGCTGTGAGTGGCATTTCTACCATCATCACTAAACCCGGTAATATCAATGTTGATTTTGCCGATTTAAAGAGCGCTCTTGGTTTTAAAGGCTTTGCGTTAATGGGTATTGGTGAAGCCACTGGCGAAGGTTCTGCTAGAGCAGCGGTGGAAAATGCGATCCAATCGCCTCTTCTTGATGACGCTTCTATTGAAGGGGCTAAGAGCATTATTGTCTTTTTTGAGCACCACCCTGATTATCCTATGATGGCTTATTCTGATGCATGCGATTTTATTCAAGAACAAGCCCATCAAGATGTTGATGTGAAGTTTGGCCAACACACGAGCGAGAATATCCCCATTGATCATGTGCGCGTTACTATCATTGCGACCGGTGCTGAAAGAAACAGCGGTGGAGCGAGTTTGGAATCTATCGCTACGCCCTCTCAGCCTATGGTGAAACAAACAAGAAAAGTGGGTAATGGCGAGTATTTAAAGATCCCTACTGAAGAAGAGCTATCCATACCCACAACCATGAGGATTCAGCAAGATTAA
- the speA gene encoding arginine decarboxylase, with protein sequence MQEVHDYGIKFWSNNEFKIEKGLVKVCHGKNPSLLEIVQSVRDKGYRGPLLVRFPHLVQKQIKSLFDAFSSAIKEYQYSGAFKAVFPLKVNQMPSFVFPLVQGAKGLNYGLEAGSKSELIIAMSYTNPTAPITVNGFKDKEMIELGFIAKSMQHEITLTIEGLNELKTIIAVAKQNEFLACPKIGIRIRLHSTGTGVWAKSGGINSKFGLSSTEVLEAMRLLEENDLLEHFHMIHFHIGSQISDISPLKKALREAGNLYAELRKMGAKNLNSVNIGGGLAVEYTQHKHHQDKNYTLEEFSADVVFLLREIVKNKQEIEPDIFIESGRYISANHAVLVAPVLELFSHEYNEKSLKIKENNNPPLIDEMLDLLANINEKNAIEYLHDSFDHTESLFTLFDLGYIDLIDRSNTEVLAHLIVKKAVQLLYVKDHNDILRIQEQVQERYLLNCSFFQSLPDYWGLRQNFPVMPLNKLDEKPTRSASLWDITCDSDGEIAFDSTKPLFLHDIDIDEEEYFLAFFLVGAYQEVLGMKHNLFTHPTEFSVVFDEKGDYEVEDICEAQTILDVLDDLDYDTKEIERLLKQKIEDNNQLDMEEKKEIMGRLYVMLSENGYLRTIS encoded by the coding sequence ATGCAAGAAGTCCATGATTATGGGATTAAATTTTGGAGTAATAACGAATTTAAGATAGAAAAAGGCTTGGTTAAAGTTTGTCATGGCAAAAACCCCTCGCTTTTAGAAATCGTTCAAAGCGTGCGCGATAAGGGCTATAGAGGGCCTTTGTTGGTGCGATTCCCCCATTTGGTGCAAAAACAAATCAAAAGCCTGTTTGATGCGTTTTCTTCAGCGATTAAAGAGTATCAATACAGCGGGGCTTTTAAGGCGGTTTTCCCTTTAAAAGTCAATCAAATGCCTTCGTTTGTTTTCCCTTTAGTGCAGGGGGCTAAGGGTCTGAATTACGGGTTAGAGGCCGGGAGTAAATCTGAACTCATTATTGCGATGAGTTACACCAACCCCACAGCCCCTATCACCGTGAATGGCTTTAAAGACAAAGAAATGATTGAGCTTGGCTTCATCGCTAAAAGCATGCAGCATGAAATCACTTTAACGATTGAGGGTTTGAATGAGTTAAAAACCATTATCGCCGTGGCTAAACAAAACGAGTTTTTAGCCTGCCCTAAAATTGGCATTCGCATCCGTTTGCACAGCACTGGCACTGGCGTTTGGGCAAAGAGTGGGGGGATCAATTCTAAATTTGGTCTTAGCAGCACTGAAGTTTTAGAAGCGATGCGCCTTTTAGAAGAAAACGACTTGTTAGAGCATTTCCACATGATACATTTCCACATAGGCTCTCAAATCAGCGATATTTCGCCCTTAAAAAAGGCTTTAAGAGAAGCGGGTAACTTGTATGCAGAATTGCGTAAAATGGGCGCTAAAAATCTTAATAGCGTGAATATTGGAGGGGGGTTAGCCGTAGAATACACCCAACACAAGCACCACCAAGATAAAAACTACACTTTAGAGGAATTCAGCGCTGATGTGGTGTTTTTATTGAGGGAAATTGTGAAAAATAAGCAGGAAATAGAGCCGGATATTTTCATTGAATCAGGCCGTTATATTTCCGCTAACCATGCCGTTTTAGTGGCCCCGGTGTTAGAATTGTTTTCGCATGAATACAATGAAAAATCCCTAAAAATCAAAGAAAATAATAACCCTCCTTTGATTGATGAAATGCTAGACTTGCTTGCTAATATCAATGAAAAAAACGCCATTGAATACTTGCACGATAGTTTTGATCACACCGAGTCGCTATTCACGCTTTTTGATCTGGGTTATATTGATTTGATTGACAGGAGCAACACTGAAGTTTTAGCCCATTTGATCGTCAAAAAAGCGGTGCAATTGCTTTATGTTAAGGATCATAACGATATTTTACGCATTCAAGAGCAGGTCCAAGAGCGCTATTTATTGAATTGCTCGTTTTTCCAAAGCTTGCCGGATTATTGGGGCTTGAGACAGAATTTCCCGGTCATGCCCTTGAATAAATTAGACGAAAAGCCCACCAGGAGCGCGAGCTTGTGGGATATTACTTGCGATAGCGATGGGGAAATCGCTTTTGATTCCACAAAGCCCTTGTTTTTGCATGATATAGATATAGATGAAGAAGAATACTTTTTAGCGTTCTTTTTAGTGGGAGCGTATCAAGAAGTTTTAGGCATGAAGCACAATTTATTCACGCACCCTACGGAATTTAGCGTGGTTTTTGATGAAAAAGGTGATTATGAAGTGGAAGATATTTGCGAAGCCCAAACGATTTTAGATGTGCTAGACGATTTGGACTATGACACTAAAGAAATTGAGCGCCTTTTAAAACAAAAAATTGAAGACAACAACCAACTGGACATGGAAGAAAAGAAAGAAATCATGGGGCGCTTGTATGTCATGCTGAGCGAAAACGGGTATCTGCGCACGATTTCTTAA
- a CDS encoding DHH family phosphoesterase, producing the protein MPKKELLKMSKKRIFKDFLKEAKQHRPIVFYTDNDCDGMLAGSVLMSMCYRLGIKDFFFFSPLRNAHGYGFTDLAINDLLSQPCIFNPKTNQLVRLDHIKNQFQKDPLLFSADLGADLVSNIELQKILLEHFEQCIITDHHKSFEVDLIDKNKIAYINLNDEKDANYYSGAFTSALVFGQIFQTQTTPLENELIAITLLSDCIDLDHGDNLDMVLNLVRVKHERIQCFFKDKDLSLAQDDLDEISNLYGFNCINYINALSRLSGAREFKGCYDSYLHYLVLKHFNPINDPRLSVFNVKEFKRYNDIKKKMVKEGEENAQIFSCNKILVALLDESCSVKWGISGLVANNFLKKYPFNRSLCIYKDNKDGYSGSARGDGDFLSQIKTIPLIQAGGHEEAFGLSFAKEDFKKVIKSLQAL; encoded by the coding sequence ATGCCTAAAAAAGAGCTATTAAAGATGTCAAAGAAAAGGATTTTTAAAGACTTCTTAAAAGAAGCCAAACAACACCGCCCCATTGTTTTCTATACAGACAATGATTGTGATGGCATGTTGGCTGGCAGCGTTTTAATGTCTATGTGTTACAGATTGGGTATTAAAGATTTCTTTTTCTTTAGCCCCTTAAGGAATGCGCATGGCTATGGTTTCACTGATTTAGCCATAAATGATTTATTGTCTCAACCTTGCATCTTTAACCCTAAAACCAACCAATTAGTCCGCCTAGATCACATTAAAAACCAATTTCAAAAAGACCCCTTATTGTTTAGCGCTGATTTGGGGGCAGATTTAGTTTCTAACATAGAATTACAAAAAATCTTATTAGAACATTTTGAACAATGCATCATCACAGACCACCATAAGAGTTTTGAAGTTGATTTGATTGATAAAAATAAAATCGCCTACATTAACCTGAATGATGAAAAAGACGCTAACTATTATAGCGGGGCTTTCACAAGCGCTTTAGTCTTTGGTCAAATCTTTCAAACGCAAACCACTCCTTTAGAAAACGAATTGATCGCTATCACGCTTTTAAGCGATTGCATTGATTTGGATCATGGGGATAATTTGGATATGGTTTTGAATTTAGTGCGAGTTAAACATGAGCGCATTCAATGCTTTTTCAAAGACAAAGATCTTTCTTTAGCCCAAGACGATTTAGATGAGATTTCTAACTTATACGGCTTTAATTGCATCAATTACATCAACGCTTTAAGCCGTTTGAGTGGGGCTAGAGAGTTTAAGGGTTGTTATGATAGCTATTTGCATTATCTGGTTTTAAAGCATTTCAATCCCATAAACGATCCACGCTTAAGCGTCTTTAATGTTAAGGAATTCAAAAGATACAACGACATTAAAAAGAAAATGGTGAAAGAAGGCGAAGAAAACGCTCAAATTTTTTCTTGCAACAAAATATTAGTGGCTCTTTTAGATGAAAGCTGCTCTGTTAAATGGGGTATCAGCGGTTTAGTGGCCAATAACTTTTTAAAAAAATACCCTTTCAATCGCTCCCTTTGTATCTATAAAGACAATAAAGACGGGTATAGCGGTAGCGCTAGAGGTGATGGGGATTTTTTAAGCCAGATTAAAACCATTCCTTTAATACAAGCTGGCGGGCATGAGGAAGCTTTTGGGTTGAGCTTTGCAAAAGAGGATTTTAAAAAAGTGATAAAAAGCTTACAAGCCTTATAA
- the mscS gene encoding small-conductance mechanosensitive channel MscS: MDEIKTLLVDFFPQAKHFGIILIKAVIVFCIGFYFSFFLRNKTIKLLSKKDEILANFVAQVIFILILIITTIIALSTLGVQTTSIITVLGTVGIAVALALKDYLSSIAGGIILIILHPFKKGDIIEISGLEGKVEALNFFNTSLRLHDGRLAVLPNRSVANSNIINSNNTACRRIEWVCGVGYGSDIELVHKTIKDVIDAMDKIDKNMPTFIGITDFGSSSLNFTIRVWAKIEDGIFNVRSELIERIKNALDANHIEIPFNKLDIAIKNQDSSK, encoded by the coding sequence ATGGATGAAATTAAAACGCTGTTAGTGGATTTTTTTCCGCAGGCAAAGCATTTTGGGATAATCTTGATCAAGGCTGTCATTGTCTTTTGTATAGGTTTTTATTTTTCGTTTTTCTTACGGAACAAAACCATAAAACTTTTATCCAAAAAGGATGAGATTTTAGCGAATTTTGTCGCGCAGGTTATTTTTATCTTAATCCTTATCATCACCACAATCATTGCGCTCAGCACGCTAGGCGTGCAAACCACCTCTATTATCACTGTTTTAGGAACGGTGGGGATTGCTGTGGCGTTGGCTTTAAAAGATTATCTTTCAAGCATTGCTGGAGGGATAATCCTTATCATTTTACACCCTTTCAAAAAAGGAGACATCATTGAAATCTCTGGCCTAGAGGGCAAAGTAGAAGCACTTAATTTTTTTAACACCTCTTTACGCTTGCATGACGGGCGTTTGGCGGTTTTGCCCAATAGAAGTGTCGCTAATTCTAATATTATCAATAGCAATAACACTGCATGCCGGCGCATTGAATGGGTTTGTGGGGTAGGGTATGGGAGCGATATTGAACTGGTGCATAAGACGATAAAAGATGTTATTGATGCAATGGATAAAATTGATAAAAACATGCCCACTTTTATTGGAATCACGGATTTTGGATCCAGCTCATTGAATTTCACCATTAGAGTTTGGGCAAAGATTGAAGACGGGATCTTTAATGTGCGCAGCGAACTCATTGAACGCATCAAAAACGCCCTAGACGCTAACCACATTGAAATCCCTTTCAACAAGCTAGATATTGCTATTAAAAATCAAGACTCTTCTAAGTGA